The genomic segment TATTGTTTCAAGCTGGGTTGTTGAATCTTTAATATTTTCAAGCTGATTTGATTGTTTTACACTGGCATTTGTAATTGATGCGGTTTTTTCGCCTAAAATTGCTGCAGATTTAACAATATCTTTAAAATCATCATTAACCTGGCGAAGAGCAGAAGCACCGCTTTTAATACTTGTTGTTGTTTCTTCTAAAAGATATTGTGTATCTTGTGCTGCTTTTGCTGAACGAACTGCAAGATTTCTTACCTCGCCTGCTACCACTGCAAAACCCGAACCAGCCTCGCCTGCACGGGCTGCTTCCACTGCTGCATTAAGTGCCAGGAGATTTGTCTGAAAAGAGATTTCATCAATTACTTTGATAATATTTTTTATTTTTTCACTGTCCTGTTCTATTTGATTAATATTTTGAGTAAGTTCAATAAGAGCAGTAAGAGATCTTGCAGACTTGTCAATATTTTCATTCATCCGCTGCTTTGCTCCTAATGTAAGTTTTGCCATATTTTTTCCACTGACAGCTATATTGTTAACGTTAACGGCTGTTTCTTTTAAAGCATCAGCCTGGTCTGATGCTCTGCGGGCCAGTTCCTGGCTTGATGATGCTATTTCATTGGAAACAGCGGAAATCTGCCCTGCTCCTGTTGTCAGCTCACCTGTAATCTCCCTTAAAATCTTTGAAATATTCCTGATAATTAAAAAAGCAAGAACAACACCGGATATAATTGCTATTATACCAATAACAGCAACATTAAAACGGGTCTGCCTGGACGCGATAAGAATCTGCTCATCTGTCATTATATTCTGCCTTGCCTGATTTCTGATCTGGTCTAATAAATTCTGCATCTCTTTAAGATTTGGCTGTGTTTCATTTTTATATATTTCAAAAGCTTTTTTCTGTATATCCGGGTGTAAATCATTTTTATAAAGCTGTATGATATTTGCAGAAGATTCATGTAGTTTTGCATGAGGGGATTCTATGTTTTCCAGGATAGGTTTAAGGCTGGAAATTAAATTTTGTATATTGTTTCTTTTATCACTGTAAAGCCATTTGCCAAATTCACATTCATGGGGCGATGTTTCTATCTTCATCTGGCTTAAATCATTATTAATAAGCATTGTATTCAGTTCCTGTGCCCAGTTTAAATGATCCACCTCTTTTTGAGCCAGATTTCCGTCTAATTCATTACCTTTAATAACTTCATGGGCATGTTTCACAATATGGTTGATCCCTGAATAACTTAATATGGTTGATATTGTTAAAAAGATTAAAACCATTTCAAACCCTGTGTTTATCTTTGCACTAATTGTTTGTTTTTTCCAAATCATAATTTATTACCTGTTTAAGAAAATATGATCAAAAATCATTCTTTTATTATGTATTGATAGCTGCTGCCGGAACCAGGGCCGAAATCAAAGCCTTTAACAATGGATTTTATAACAGCAGTTTCAGTCTTTTGAAACATGAGTATAAATGGAGAGGTTTCATTGCTTTCCCAGGCAAAAGCAAATTCGCTGGTTTCAGGGCTTTGAAAATCAGCTCCCCAGCAGTCCATATAAAGATCATAATTTTTAGACTGACAATTATCGCTAAACCGGGCATGATCCATATAATTGATTTCAAGTTTAATGTCTGCTTTTGCAAATGAGGATTTAAGTACTTCTGCAATATCAGTAAAAGGATAATCATTATAAATATTAATGCTTATATTAAACCCTTGTTTGTAACCAGCCTGCTCAAGTATTGATCTGGCTTTTTCAATATCATAATTAAATGGATTTTCTAAACTGGTTTTTGTATAAGCTCTCGGTATAAGAGACTGGTGTATTAATACATTATTATTAAAAATATCATCAGCAATACCCTTGTAATCCACAAGATATTTTAAAGCCTGCCTGACTCCAGGATTACTTAAAATATCTTCTTCATGATTTATGCCAATATAGTAAAGACATCCTTTTGCCCCGGTTTTAAAGGTTAAACCAGGCTCATTTTCCAGGCCCTTGACGAGGCTGGATCCAACATCTCTTGCAATATCTATTTCACCCATTTTTACCAGCATCAGCCTGGTTGAAGGATCTGCAATATTGCGGATATTAATTTTGTCCATTTTAGGTGCCCCGGCCCAGTACATATTATTTTTATCAAGAAGTATGGATTTGCCTTGTTTTAACTGCCGGAGCCTGTAAGGACCTGAACCTGCATAATTGATTTTAAGCCATTTATTTCCCATATCATTATTGTCATCTTGTTTCATAACCTCTTTTTTATCAACAATAGAGGCTGATGAACCGGCAAGACACCTGGGTAAAAGATTTGGAGGATATTTTTTATCAGTTTCAATAGTCAGGGTATATTTATCTTTAACCCTGATTTTTTGTTTAATATTTTCAGGGTTAAATCCAAGCTGTGATAATATTGAAGAACCTGGGCTGTTTAAAAGAATTAAACGGTGAAGAGAAAAAACTGCATCATGTGCAGTTAAAGGATTGCCTGAAGCAAAGGAAATTCCTTTGCGGATATTAAATGTAAAGGTTTTACCGTTTTCTGCAACCGACCATGATTTAGCTGCTGCTCCTTTGATGGTACAAAAATCATCAGTATCACATGCCGTTAAGCGGTCATAGGTATTCATAATAAATTCAATGCCGGATAAATCAGAATTTTCAGCCGGGTCCAGGGTAATATTGTCATTAAACCTGGATGCTATGACAATTGTATCTTTTGGACTTGCTCCCTGAGCATATGCCTTAATAAATGACAGGGACACTGTAAATATTGAAATAATCAAAATCAAAACAAAAATAAAGCTGATTTTTTTTTGCATAACAAACTTCCTCTTATTGGTTTATAATCATTAATTTTGTCGATTTAACAGGGAACTCATACTTAATATGGATTAAAAATGCAATGCTTTTAAAGGCAGGATGATTCAAGGCTGTGAATTGGCTTCATTGTTACAGCCTTACGGATTCGGCAAACTCCTCCATTAATATCCATTTATTGTTTATATTGCAGCAAGAGGTTATCATGCTGGTAACTGCTATCTCGGATTTAACTGCCCATATGATTTGGATCTGTTCCATTTTAAAGTTTGTTACAAAGGAAAATTGAACCTTTACTCCTTTGTTTTCCCTGATCTTGCAAGGATTGCAGAAAACTATTTGAAATTGATCAAGATGTTTAGCAAGTTCCTTTGCTTTTAATTGCGCATAAGCCTCTGGATTTGGATTTTGTTCTGAAATAAAGGTGTTAAACATAAGAACAGCAGGAAATGCTCCAATATTGAGGTCCTGGGGATTTTCAGATAACAGGGGTTCGCACGCGATATTACTGTATTTGGATATCAGGGTAATGCAAACTGTATTATTATTATCATCATTACAAGTCAGCCTGGAACCAGACTCAAGCAGTTCAAATCCCTGGGGCATTTTAAAAAAACATCTTCCAAACTGCATGGTTTTATCCTTGAATGATTATACACGCCTGAGAACCAGGAGATGGGTCAGATAACTCATGGCACTTCTGTCATGAATCCTTACAGACCAGGGCAGGGATTCAATCTCAAAGATTATTTCAAACCCGCCTGAATCTTCCTGGATACAGCCTTTTGTCAGCAGGGATTTTATTATAATTTCACTGGCTCCTTGATTGTCAGATCTCTGGGAATGGCCTCCAAGCCATGATTCCACGGAAGCTGCACCAGGAGACCAGTCATAAGGACTTGCAAGAATTGCTTTTGCATCAGGCATGAGAACCTTTTTAAGAGATAAAAGATGATCATAAGGAGAATGTACACAGTCAATAAGATTTATGCTTGCAGCAAAACCAAAGGTATTATCAGCAAAAGGCAGAGCAGCAGCATCACAAGCCCAGAAATCAATGTTTTCCGTACAGGTAAAATGAGCAGGGAATTCGCGGCTGTGATAAACAATACCTGCTGCCCGCCTGGGATAGCTTACAATCCCTGT from the Desulfonema limicola genome contains:
- a CDS encoding methyl-accepting chemotaxis protein yields the protein MIWKKQTISAKINTGFEMVLIFLTISTILSYSGINHIVKHAHEVIKGNELDGNLAQKEVDHLNWAQELNTMLINNDLSQMKIETSPHECEFGKWLYSDKRNNIQNLISSLKPILENIESPHAKLHESSANIIQLYKNDLHPDIQKKAFEIYKNETQPNLKEMQNLLDQIRNQARQNIMTDEQILIASRQTRFNVAVIGIIAIISGVVLAFLIIRNISKILREITGELTTGAGQISAVSNEIASSSQELARRASDQADALKETAVNVNNIAVSGKNMAKLTLGAKQRMNENIDKSARSLTALIELTQNINQIEQDSEKIKNIIKVIDEISFQTNLLALNAAVEAARAGEAGSGFAVVAGEVRNLAVRSAKAAQDTQYLLEETTTSIKSGASALRQVNDDFKDIVKSAAILGEKTASITNASVKQSNQLENIKDSTTQLETITQQNAAAAEQFSAAVEELSSQASVSLEIVNRLALLTGDKK
- a CDS encoding ABC transporter substrate-binding protein, encoding MQKKISFIFVLILIISIFTVSLSFIKAYAQGASPKDTIVIASRFNDNITLDPAENSDLSGIEFIMNTYDRLTACDTDDFCTIKGAAAKSWSVAENGKTFTFNIRKGISFASGNPLTAHDAVFSLHRLILLNSPGSSILSQLGFNPENIKQKIRVKDKYTLTIETDKKYPPNLLPRCLAGSSASIVDKKEVMKQDDNNDMGNKWLKINYAGSGPYRLRQLKQGKSILLDKNNMYWAGAPKMDKINIRNIADPSTRLMLVKMGEIDIARDVGSSLVKGLENEPGLTFKTGAKGCLYYIGINHEEDILSNPGVRQALKYLVDYKGIADDIFNNNVLIHQSLIPRAYTKTSLENPFNYDIEKARSILEQAGYKQGFNISINIYNDYPFTDIAEVLKSSFAKADIKLEINYMDHARFSDNCQSKNYDLYMDCWGADFQSPETSEFAFAWESNETSPFILMFQKTETAVIKSIVKGFDFGPGSGSSYQYIIKE